A section of the Candidatus Rokuibacteriota bacterium genome encodes:
- a CDS encoding 2OG-Fe(II) oxygenase yields MGREAAPAPPAAAPTVVAGVERALARLDAAALEREYWELGEFLFIPEALPPEVVGRLLEDVERLEPGLHRNYVPRHKKGGSVSHFAIADGGPALLGLYRSEALRSFLGRLVRADLKLCPDEDPHACALYFYTAAGDHMGYHYDTSHYRGARYTILVGLVQQSSSRLLCRLHTRQPGRAPRELAVATTPGSMVIFNGDKVYHGVSPSRAGDRRVVLTLEYVTSQEMGGGQRLFSDLKDACAYFGLRTLWQGRRRARRHTLTS; encoded by the coding sequence GTGGGCCGTGAGGCGGCCCCGGCCCCGCCGGCGGCCGCGCCCACGGTCGTCGCCGGCGTCGAGCGGGCGCTCGCCCGCCTGGACGCGGCGGCGCTCGAGCGAGAGTACTGGGAGCTAGGCGAGTTCCTCTTCATCCCGGAGGCCCTGCCTCCCGAGGTGGTGGGGCGGCTCCTGGAGGACGTGGAGCGCCTCGAGCCGGGGCTGCACCGCAACTACGTTCCCCGGCACAAGAAGGGCGGGAGCGTGAGCCACTTCGCCATCGCCGACGGCGGGCCCGCGCTGCTGGGCCTCTACCGGTCGGAGGCCCTCCGGTCCTTTCTCGGTCGGCTGGTCCGGGCCGACCTCAAGCTCTGCCCCGACGAGGATCCCCACGCCTGCGCGCTGTACTTCTACACGGCGGCCGGGGACCACATGGGCTACCACTACGACACCTCCCACTACCGGGGGGCCCGCTACACGATCCTCGTGGGTCTGGTGCAGCAATCGTCGAGCCGCCTCCTCTGCCGGCTCCACACGCGCCAGCCGGGGCGCGCGCCCCGCGAGCTCGCCGTCGCCACCACCCCCGGCTCCATGGTGATCTTCAACGGTGACAAGGTGTACCACGGAGTGAGCCCCTCGCGGGCCGGCGACCGGCGCGTCGTGCTCACCCTGGAATACGTGACGAGCCAGGAGATGGGAGGGGGCCAGCGCCTCTTCTCGGACCTCAAGGACGCCTGCGCCTACTTCGGCCTGAGAACGCTCTGGCAGGGGCGCCGCCGCGCCCGCCGCCACACCCTGACGTCCTGA